The following proteins come from a genomic window of Lycium ferocissimum isolate CSIRO_LF1 chromosome 4, AGI_CSIRO_Lferr_CH_V1, whole genome shotgun sequence:
- the LOC132054851 gene encoding wax ester synthase/diacylglycerol acyltransferase 11-like, translated as METSPMPRLRNKSLGPSSLKPIVTKGKSIEEYDMVSVEEEPLSPTARLFHDSRFDVHAVAVMACKTRIEPQPVKEKLVHTLLKHPRFTSLMVVDEENLADMKWVQTKVDLDQHIIIPEVDESQLESPDKFVEDYIYNLSKTSLDKSKPLWDLHIINVKTRDAESKVVFRVHHSLGDGTSLISLLLACTRQTADESKLPTIPTKKRRPTPSGYSTKDGPFKFLGAFWLFIIMLINTAVDVFMFIITTIFLKDTKTPISAVPDSQSNGRRIVHRIISLDDLKFVKNAMDVTINDVALGLTQAGLSKYLNRRYAVIGGKDKGATERNNNLPIGIRLRSCLVINLRQSAGIEDLADMMENGIKGKRGWGNWFGYVLLPFRIALCDDPLNYVKEAKATVDRKKRSFEALFTLTMAELVIKFFGIKVATAVTLKVFSNSTICFTNLVGPQEEIGFCGKPITYFAPSAYGQPSACMINFQSYIDKMIIVVSVDEIAIPDPQQLLDDFEDSLNLIKDAVVKRGLGKNLK; from the exons atggagacATCACCCATGCCAAGATTAAGAAACAAATCACTAGGACCATCAAGTCTAAAACCAATAGTAACAAAGGGGAAATCTATTGAAGAATACGATATGGTTTCCGTGGAAGAAGAGCCGTTGAGTCCAACGGCTCGTCTTTTCCACGATTCGAGGTTTGATGTCCATGCTGTTGCTGTTATGGCTTGCAAAACTCGGATTGAGCCACAACCTGTGAAGGAGAAGTTGGTGCATACTTTGCTGAAGCATCCTCGTTTCACTAGCTTGATG GTTGTGGATGAAGAGAATTTAGCAGACATGAAATGGGTCCAAACAAAGGTTGATTTGGACCAACATATTATAATCCCAGAAGTGGATGAATCTCAGCTTGAATCACCAGATAAGTTTGTAGAAGATTATATTTACAACCTTAGCAAAACAAGCCTTGACAAATCCAAGCCACTTTGGGACCTTCACATTATCAATGTCAAAACTCGTGATGCAGAGTCTAAGGTCGTGTTTAGGGTTCACCATTCGCTTGGCGATGGAACCTCCCTTATTTCTCTTCTACTCGCGTGCACTCGCCAAACTGCTGATGAGAGTAAGCTTCCTACTATTCCAACCAAGAAAAGGAGACCTACTCCTTCAG GTTATTCAACAAAGGATGGGCCATTCAAGTTCTTGGGAGCATTTTGGCTTTTCATCATAATGCTTATCAATACTGCTGTGGATGTTTTCATGTTCATCATCACAACCATCTTCCTCAAGGATACAAAAACACCGATCAGCGCTGTGCCTGATTCTCAATCCAATGGAAGACGAATTGTTCACCGGATAATCAGTCTCGATGATTTGAAGTTTGTGAAAAATGCTATGGATGTT ACTATAAATGATGTTGCCCTAGGATTGACACAAGCTGGTTTATCTAAATATCTCAATAGGAGATATG CTGTTATTGGTGGGAAAGACAAGGGAGCCACGGAGAGAAACAACAATCTTCCCATTGGCATTCGACTTCGGTCCTGCCTTGTTATTAACCTAAGACAATCAGCAGGAATTGAA GATCTAGCCGATATGATGGAGAATGGCATTAAAGGAAAGAGGGGTTGGggaaattggtttggttatgtgTTGTTACCATTCAGGATTGCATTGTGTGATGATCCTTTAAATTATGTCAAAGAAGCAAAGGCAACTGTCGATCGCAAGAAACGTTCCTTTGAAGCTTTGTTCACTTTAACCATGGCTGAATTAGTAATCAAGTTTTTTGGCAtcaag GTAGCTACAGCTGTGACTCTCAAAGTATTCTCAAATTCAACAATATGCTTCACCAACTTGGTTGGACCACAAGAGGAAATTGGGTTTTGTGGTAAACCAATAACTTATTTTGCTCCAAGTGCTTATGGGCAGCCAAGT gCATGTATGATCAATTTCCAAAGCTATATCGATAAGATGATAATCGTGGTATCTGTTGATGAAATTGCTATTCCTGATCCACAACAACTGCTTGATGATTTCGAAGATTCTCTTAATCTCATAAAGGATGCTGTGGTAAAAAGAGGGCTCGGCAAGAATCTGAAATGA
- the LOC132054179 gene encoding uncharacterized protein LOC132054179 has translation MVEFKTGDLGDVLPNYENIDFSLVDCKTKNYDTLIEKLNVNPERSVVVANNVEGRKVVRGKLKNVVQNEVKVRSCNHPIGKGLEVTMIEKSRLGSHNHQKVEKKKGNVKLSKKSKWVSKVDEKCGEEHI, from the coding sequence ATGGTAGAGTTCAAGACAGGGGACCTTGGCGATGTCTTGCCTAACTACGAGAACATCGATTTCTCTCTTGTTGATTGCAAGACTAAAAATTACGATACGTTGATTGAAAAACTCAATGTAAATCCAGAAAGATCAGTTGTTGTTGCAAACAATGTAGAAGGGAGAAAAGTAGTAAgaggaaaattgaaaaatgtaGTGCAAAATGAGGTTAAAGTAAGGTCATGTAATCATCCTATAGGTAAAGGATTAGAGGTTACTATGATTGAAAAAAGCAGATTAGGAAGTCATAATCATCAAAAagtagagaaaaagaaaggtaatGTGAAATTGAGTAAGAAAAGCAAATGGGTATCTAAGGTTGATGAAAAATGTGGTGAAGAACACATATAA